The Brassica oleracea var. oleracea cultivar TO1000 chromosome C7, BOL, whole genome shotgun sequence sequence AAATAAAGCGATGATCAATAGGAAGTTACATACATAAGTAGCTTATACATTTTTGGAAACTAATAAACACATATCAATATTTACAATAATTAAAATATTTTATAAATTCTAAATAACTTTAAGCATTTGATTTATTGAATGAAAACTGAAATTTATTTTAAATAGTCTTAAAAATGAGAATTCGGATTTGCTTTTGTATTTTGATTACGATTATATTAATTCCACAATCATAAAAACATAAAATTTAAAAGCAAATTTAATATTAAGAAAACAAATAAATTAAATAATAATAAAATATAATATATCTACCTCATTATACTATTTTGTAACTATTTGATCAAACTATGTTTATTTTTAAAATTTATTTTTAGTTTTTTTAATATCTCTTAAAAATAAGCAGTAAAAAATTATGATTGTATTTGAAAATAATACTATATAAGTAAAATATAATTTATCGATATTTTTTTATGTAATTGAAAGATATTATAGTCAACTAAATATATGAAAAATAAATAAAATATTTTAATAATATTAATTATAAGCTATTTTTAGTTAATTATAAATAAATCAGTTTATGTAATCATCTATGAAAATAGATAGATATATAAAAATATTTCTATTACTTTGAATTTTTTTTATTGTTTAAAATTATGTTTTAAAAGAAACAATATTTCTTTTTCTAATATCAAGATTATCTGTGTAAATGGTTTTTAATGAAATCACATTATATACAAATTTATATTTTTCATCAAAGAAAATATAGATGGAAAGAAAATATTTTTAATACTTCAAAAGTATATTTTATGTTATTTAAAAATATTTTTTAATTGTAATATTACTATTTTGTGAACTTTCTATTTTTTATGAAATCATATTATATATAAATTTATATTTTTTTCAATTCGTTTTTTTAAATTTATAAAACAATTCCTTTTTTATTATATGTTTATTTTTTTGGAAAATTTTAAACAGGAAACTAAATAAAAATAAATAACTGTATTTGAAATATAATATTTTAATTCATTAAGGGTATCAATGTAATCAACCATCGTGAAAGTTAACGTGAGAGCGACACAAATGAAACCGACTTCTCAAATAATATTATAGAGATTTCTAATTTTATATAAATAATAATTTTCTCAAATAATCATTAATAAGCCACTAAAAACTTCTTAGTTTTTTTTGTCATCAACACATAAACTCAACGAAGACTCTACGAACCAACTCGATAATTCTACATCCATGTGAACGACAAAGGACGATTGCTTCCGAGCACTGTGTGTCCACCCTTGTAGACTACGTTCTTGGAGTGTGATTAAAGCTTTCTCTCAGAATTCGTATATCTTCCAAATAACTTGCGTATGTTGGCCATTATGTAGGTTCAAAAACCATTTTCACCAATTAGAAATAATTTGTTGCAACCGTCATGTAAAATTGTCGTAGATTCCCTATATCCTCTAGTGCCCAAATGCAACCCTCCAATTCAACATGTAATGGTGAAATGTTAGCCCTCGTGTTTTCCGCCTCTATCAAACCATCAAAACTTTCAAAAATTCTATCCTATCATTGTCCAGAAAAAATTGACTCATTTGTTAAAATCCTCATATCAAGTTTTTTTGTTTGGCAGCAATCTCCATATTTTTTTATTAAACCTCATATCGAGATTAATATATGAAGAATGTGCAAATACACAGAATAATATATATATATATATATATATATAATAATTCAAATAGCAAAATAATTTTTATTTGGTTGTTGTCAACGCAAGTTTTTTTTGTTCACTGTCAACGCAAGTTAATAATTGGTAAACTGACTAATGACAGAAACAAAAAAAGAAAGAAAAGGTTCAGGTAGGTCCTACACTTACGAAAGAACCTAATCGAGGAACTACGTTAGCTGTTAAAGGGGCCTTTGGTTATAATTAAATTTAAGGCCCTATAATTAAGAAGATCACTTAAAAACTGGCAATATAATGGGCCTAGTAAAGTCTATTAGGACCTCGCTAAATCACAATTAGCCTGCATTTTCTTACCCCATTTTCCGTCACAAAACCAGGTTGAAAAAAAAAAAGGTTGAAAACATATGACCCGTAATTTTACTTTCACAAGTGAGATAAAACAAAAGGCAAATCTCCGAAATAGGGCATTTCTAAGTTTATGTCAGAAAAATAGTTCTCAAAAAATAAAATGACCAAAATAGCATTTTATCTTTTGAAAAAATTAAATTTTTTGTATTTTTCAAAATTTGAAATCTTATCCCAAAAACCCACTCCCCAACTCTAAACCATAAAACCTAAACCCTAAATCCTAAACCCTAAACTCTAAACCCCACTCCTTAACCCCAAACTCTAAACCCTAAACCTCACCCCTAAACTTTAAACCTTAAACCCTAAACCGTAAACTCTAAACCCTAAACCCTAAATCCTAAATCTCATCCCTAAACTCTAAACTCTAAACCCTAAACTCTAAACTCTAAACTTTAAACCCTAAATCCTAAACCCCACCCCTTAACTCTAAACTCTAATGTCTAAATTAATTTACCATTGGGATATAAGTGTATATTTATCTCTTTTAATAAAACATTAAATGCTATTTTGATCATCTTTATTCTTAGAGACTATATTTGAGATAAAAACTATCCTAGTCATTTTCTCTAAAACAAATATAATATATCATCATATGATGTTTAACCCTAACTTTTACTCAATCACAAATTAGATAAAATAAAATATTAATCATCCCTTTAATACGAAAAGAATATCCAGATAAGCACTAGAGCATATAACTTGTACGCAGGCAAAACTAAATAAATACGTACATATACACGCCAAACTAGAAATAAATCCAACGGCTGCGATCAATTGTTGGACTTCTAGATCCACTGTACATTCCATACTCTTCATCACACCAAATCATTTTATCATCTCAATTAAAAACCCCCACTCAAATTGAGCGAAGCTCTTCCAAACAGTTTCAGAAAAATATCAGAAACAGAGACATGGAAACGGCGTCGTTTAATCCTTCTTCTCCGGCCAATCTGCCGTCGTTTCTCCTCCTCTTCGTCACGGTATACCTCGTCGGCTACTTCCTCATCTTCCGCTCGTGGAAATCATCTCATCTAGGCGCCAGCTGCTTAATGTCGCTGTTCCACGGCACCCCCGCCGTCGTACTAGCTTCTCACGCTCTGCTAATAACCCCACGCGCCGTCGCATCTCCCAACACCGCCGTGGAATCCTCCGTCCTCGACTTCAGCATGGCGTACTTCACGATCGATCTCCTACACTACCTCATCTTCCTCCCGAGCGATTTCCTCTTCATCCTCCACCACATCGCGACGCTCTACGTCTTCGCCACGTGCCGATTCGCCGTAGGTCACGGGGCTCACGCGCTCCTCCTACTCTTGGTCTTGGCGGAGGCGACGAGCGCGTGCCAGAACGTGTGGACGATCGCTGGGTACAGAAAGAACGACGTCGTGCTGGCGAGGAGGGTGAGAGAGCTTTTGTCTCCTCCTTTCTACTTGTTCTACACTGTGGTTCGTGGATTGGCGGGTCCGGTGGCTCTGTACGATATGGCGTCGTTTTACGGAAGCGGAGCGGCGGAGGGAGCGATCCCACGGTGGGCGTGGATATCGTGGCTTTTTGTGATTGGCTCTGCTATTGTGCTTAGTGTTTTGTGGGTTTTACGAAACTGGGTTGATTGGTTTAGGGAGATAAACTCTGGCAAGAAATTTAAATGACTTCTATTTATTTTATCAACGTTTGGTTGATAGAACTCTAGATATAACAGTGTTCATAATAAATTTATTTGATTGTATTTGTGTAATGTATATCAATGATGATAACATTGTTAAAAGCTTAGTGTTATGTATGTTGTAAATTGCGGTTATTTGATTTGATTATTGTCTGAATTAAACTGCATATGTGAATCTTACGAAAATAAATGATTTTTTTTTTCTTTTCCGAAAAGTATAAATTTATGTGTTAGTAGATGGTGATACATACTTTATATCATAATGTTTTATGAACATATCATAATGATTTTTCAACTCTTGAATTATTTTATGCCAGTTCTAAAAAAAAAAAACTCTTGAATTATTTTTCACCATCATATTTCTATAAGGAAAATGTAAGCCTCACATTGACTTTAATCCTGTTGGTGATTGGCGGCCAACTCAAGGTACAACAACCGTACAAGTCAACTCCAAAAAATGCATGCGTGTCACGGCAACCTTTGGTGCTTGTGGGATTGTATGGTTGACTCCAACATTCGTTAATACCTAATCATTATATTTAAATGGAAATTGACCAAATTATAAATTTAAAAGTTTGTACTTCAGCTTTAGGAGATTTTTAAAATGTGTTTTTTTTGTTCCGTTGACAAGGAAATATATTTGTTAATACATAGTCTCTTCCTGTTTACATGCCTTTATTTTCATGAAAAGGACTCCCATTTGTTTACAGAATGAACCAACTTGTCAGAAGAAAATCAATCGATAACACACATTGATAACAAAAGAAAGTATAAAACTTGAAGATCTCAAGTAGCTAAAGAACTCACCCCCGTCAAAAGCATGATCATTTCAGCTGCAACTCCATAGAACGAGCCCGACTCGAAAAAAGTATTTTAGAGACATCATCAAAGCTGTTGAGAGATGGGGACAAACCATAGGATTCCTTATTACTACTGTAACTCAAAACATATACCAACCAGTCACATTATTTGATGATTCTTAAGAACATAACAAGCTTACTCCAAATCTTTCTATTCCCTTTCATTAAACTCTAACTGATGTTTAAACACAAAACCAAATGAGATAAATTAACTACTACAATGTAAAATGTGGGCAATGAAACACATTCCCACTAATTTTAGATTTCTCTAAAAGATTCAAAAGTTTTCCATAATTTCATAAATGGCCGGAGAGACAATTCTCTAAAAGAGCAAATCCACTGGTGAAGTCTTGGAGAGGTGGAACTTCCGTATCGAGACTGATAGTGAAGTTGTTGAGAAAGGGTCAGTTGTTGAATTTGAAATCATGATCACTCTTCTTGAATTTCGTTTTCACAACGTCAATCTTGATTTTTTCAGGGTGTCGAGGGAGAAGAGTGATAAGGAGATCATGAGGGAGTTCCAAGCTACCATGCGACAGGTTGCTTCCAGCATTACTTACTTGCCTTGTCTTGATGAACCTTGTAAGTAGAGAAAACCCAATGTGATCATTTGTTCGTGTGTTGGTTTCTCTCATTGTAATTTGCATATCATTGTTATTTTTTATTTTTTGGTTTAGGTGTGTTTGATGTACACATATACGGACACGGATGTGGCTGTTCCATTCACCTGGGTTGAAAGCGACCCCAAGTTAATTGCTAATCCTCAGATGGTTAAGCTACACGCTTTTGATACCAAGGTTATGAAAGAAAGCTGAAACCTCTTACTTCACTTGCAAAATGTTTCTTGACCACATTTTCCTTTGCAGATTCACAAAGTGGACACGCTCGTCTCACACAAGAACGACGAATGGGATGAATAAGAGTAGTAACACTCGCGTGAATCCTTTATTCACATCTGTGTTGTTTTCTGTTTTGCTCTTTCTGAAATGTGTCGGCATCATGTACCTTTGTTCCTTGTGTTTGTTTCAATAATTATCAGCTTTCTCACTCTGTTTTGTTTTGCTTACCAACCAAGTTTATATTAGATTCAGTTCTTTAAAAGTTCAATTTCTGACAACTAACAATCAAAAGATGGAATGTACAGAGGAAACATACATATCTGATCGAGAAAAAGAAGCTTCTCTTTTCCTCATCCCATTTCTCATCAAAAGATCAATGAAAACAAAGAGACTATGCTCAACATGATCGAGATTTAGCGTTAGCTAGAAGAAAACATGATAAGACAATCCAGACTCATAAAAGATGCGAAGATATGTACTGTACTCTCTTCTTTTAAATAGTCTTCTTCTTTTGGCAAACCATTGGTGCTTGGTATCTTGATCTTAAATTTGCTTATTGGGTTGCATACACAGCAAACAATTCAAAGTTACAACTTTTATTTTTATTATTTTTAATGGAAGTCTAAAGCCCAGGGAAATCTTTATTTTATGACAATTATTCAACAAAAGATATAACATATAATTTATTTTAATAAAGAAGTTCCTAGATAGTTAAAGTCCATCTCCATCCGAGTAACGATTTCACCAAAGTGGCACACCTGAAAAATAAACAGTCGTGGATTCAGTCTTACTAGTTAAGAAACATATGCAAAACGGTCGGTGTATTCAGTGATGAATAGATATGAAACATAAGCAAGAGCCACAAGATGCAACTTTACCTTGATCAACATGGAGTGGAGTTTAATGTAGTCTCAGTCTCCATGCTTTAACTCACACAAAGCATCTCCATCTATTCTTTTACCAATATTATGGTCTCCTTTGATGGCTTCAGATGCGCTAAAAACTCATATTCTTTACCCTCCAAACTCAACAACCAAAGCAGCTGACAGATGCTACAAAACACACTACTCTACCACTCGGAATTTTTCTTTTACACAGTCTTTCCTTTCCTTTTTCTCGTTGACTTTCTCAAAACAAATAACCCATCATGCAATTCTCAGTCAAGACAGCAGGATACCACCACCTAAAGCTTCATAATCTGTTTCTCAGAACTAAAAGCGGATTACCACCCATTACAGACTCCTTGTGTAGTCTTCATCCACAAAAACTATTCGATGATTCTTTCTTTTTTTCCCTTTTTTTCTGACTTCTCCAAACCCCAAATAAAGCCATACTAATATATATACACGATACTATGGCACCTACACCTTACCCACGAAGAACTGAGCCATTCAATTTCAGAATGAAAAGAACGGCTCAGACTGAATTTTTCTACCTAGAGAGGTAACTCAGAGGACGGCTTGGAACAATCAGCGCACAAGAACTCCAGACAAAAGGTTTCCTCATACTCACTGTCATTGATGCACCGACCACACTGAAAACACCTCTGTATGCAAAGAGAACAAGCACGACATTCCTTCTTCCCTTTACAATCTTCCGCTGGACAGTCATACACAAGCCTCGAGTTCTCACATTTTGGGCACATCTCAATATCTATCCCCTCGTTATCATCGCAGGATAAACATGAGTATCCTCTATGGTAAAAACGTGGCTTCTGTGTGGACCGCTCCACATTAGTTTCTATGTCTAGCAAACCAAACAATTCCTCATAGTGATCTTTAGTCACTCCAAAGAGGCCACCGATCTCCAAGTGCTTCACCTGAAGCTTTCCCGCAGACTTCAGATCTCTCAAGATGCTCAAAACACCATC is a genomic window containing:
- the LOC106304097 gene encoding uncharacterized protein LOC106304097 — protein: METASFNPSSPANLPSFLLLFVTVYLVGYFLIFRSWKSSHLGASCLMSLFHGTPAVVLASHALLITPRAVASPNTAVESSVLDFSMAYFTIDLLHYLIFLPSDFLFILHHIATLYVFATCRFAVGHGAHALLLLLVLAEATSACQNVWTIAGYRKNDVVLARRVRELLSPPFYLFYTVVRGLAGPVALYDMASFYGSGAAEGAIPRWAWISWLFVIGSAIVLSVLWVLRNWVDWFREINSGKKFK
- the LOC106303114 gene encoding LOW QUALITY PROTEIN: mitotic spindle checkpoint protein MAD2 (The sequence of the model RefSeq protein was modified relative to this genomic sequence to represent the inferred CDS: inserted 2 bases in 1 codon) — its product is MWSKSTGEVLERWNFRIETDSEVVEKGVSREKSDKEIMREFQATMRQVASSITYLPCLDEPCVFDVXTYTDTDVAVPFTWVESDPKLIANPQMVKLHAFDTKIHKVDTLVSHKNDEWDE